In Salinirussus salinus, the following proteins share a genomic window:
- the lysA gene encoding diaminopimelate decarboxylase, whose protein sequence is MTGTPAYRLADWDEERLCRLAGDHATPLYVLDLDRVRANYRRFADAFPDAHVMYAAKAHTGRAVLETLLEAGADIECAAAGELQRAVEAGADPNTLQYTAVNPPGRDLDYAVDLAAEHPGLTVTGGAEDTFDRLAERGYDGRVALRVNPGIGTGHHEKVATGKDAKFGVPAGRVSEVAADLDDRFDFVGVHAHVGSGVLREDLDDHVEAIARIADLAREAAAAAGTDLEFVDVGGGFGVPYRPEEEPLDMDEVASRVREAVGDLPGRLKLEPGRYVVADAECILTRVNTVKEAPGTTVVGVDASLATLIRPAMFDSYHHIRNVSAPDRPDEPVSVGGPCCTSADVFCTDRPIARPERGDVLAIGNAGAYGYELANQFHSQPRPAEVAIEGEEERVVRRRETLADVTRLEQ, encoded by the coding sequence ATGACCGGGACACCCGCCTACCGGCTGGCCGACTGGGACGAGGAGCGCCTGTGCCGGCTGGCCGGGGACCACGCCACGCCACTGTACGTGCTCGACCTCGACCGCGTGCGGGCGAACTACCGCCGCTTCGCCGACGCCTTCCCCGACGCCCACGTGATGTACGCCGCGAAGGCACACACCGGCCGAGCCGTGCTGGAGACGCTGCTGGAGGCGGGCGCGGACATCGAGTGTGCCGCCGCCGGGGAGCTCCAGCGGGCCGTCGAGGCCGGCGCGGACCCGAACACGCTCCAGTACACGGCGGTCAACCCTCCGGGTCGGGACCTGGACTACGCCGTCGACCTCGCGGCCGAACACCCCGGGCTGACGGTCACCGGCGGCGCCGAAGATACGTTCGACCGGCTGGCCGAGCGGGGCTACGACGGCCGGGTCGCGCTGCGCGTGAATCCGGGTATCGGCACGGGCCACCACGAGAAGGTCGCCACCGGCAAGGACGCCAAGTTCGGGGTCCCGGCCGGCCGAGTGTCCGAAGTGGCCGCTGACCTCGATGACCGGTTCGACTTTGTCGGTGTCCACGCCCACGTCGGCAGCGGCGTCCTCCGCGAGGACCTTGACGACCACGTGGAGGCTATCGCCCGCATCGCCGACCTGGCACGCGAGGCCGCAGCGGCCGCCGGGACGGACCTCGAGTTCGTCGACGTCGGCGGCGGCTTCGGCGTCCCGTACCGCCCGGAGGAGGAGCCCCTGGACATGGACGAGGTCGCCAGCCGGGTCAGGGAGGCCGTCGGCGACCTCCCGGGTCGACTCAAACTCGAGCCCGGCCGGTACGTGGTCGCGGACGCCGAGTGCATCCTGACCCGCGTCAACACGGTCAAGGAGGCGCCCGGGACGACGGTCGTCGGCGTCGACGCCTCGCTGGCGACGCTGATCCGGCCGGCGATGTTCGACTCCTACCACCACATCCGGAACGTCTCGGCGCCCGACCGCCCCGACGAGCCGGTCTCGGTCGGCGGGCCCTGCTGTACCAGCGCCGACGTTTTCTGCACGGACCGACCGATTGCGCGCCCCGAACGTGGGGACGTGCTCGCCATCGGCAACGCCGGCGCCTACGGCTACGAGCTCGCAAACCAGTTCCACTCACAGCCCCGGCCGGCCGAGGTGGCCATCGAGGGCGAGGAAGAGCGGGTGGTGCGGCGCCGCGAGACGCTGGCGGACGTGACCCGGCTGGAGCAGTAG
- a CDS encoding 2,3,4,5-tetrahydropyridine-2,6-dicarboxylate N-succinyltransferase: MSLQSEVETLWERYQDGLTAADAGGDEYATLDAFLDALEMGDVRAAEKSGGEWEANEWVKQGILLNFGLRETQAREHGGVTYNDVLPLADTADLGGRGSRNTPDGTVIRRGANLGEDVIMMSPSFVNIGARVGDGTLVDSCDTVGSCAQIGADVKLGANTLIGGVLEPVEDAPVVIEDGVSLGAGTRVTSGFVVGENSVVGENTLLTPRIPVYDLVEEEVVYGHLPPERRAFIRYVESSVGDHDLFEGGAYKPAVVATGVEEETLEATEREDALRE; this comes from the coding sequence ATGAGCCTGCAATCCGAGGTCGAGACGCTCTGGGAGCGCTACCAGGACGGGCTGACGGCGGCCGACGCCGGTGGCGACGAGTACGCGACACTGGATGCGTTTCTCGACGCCCTCGAGATGGGCGACGTCCGGGCCGCCGAGAAGTCCGGCGGCGAGTGGGAGGCGAACGAGTGGGTCAAGCAGGGCATCCTGCTCAACTTCGGGCTCCGGGAGACCCAGGCCCGGGAGCACGGCGGCGTCACCTACAACGACGTGCTCCCGCTCGCGGACACCGCCGACCTGGGCGGGCGCGGCTCGCGCAACACGCCCGACGGCACCGTGATCAGGCGCGGGGCGAACCTCGGGGAGGACGTCATCATGATGAGCCCCTCCTTCGTCAACATCGGCGCGCGGGTCGGCGACGGCACGCTCGTCGACTCCTGCGATACGGTGGGCTCCTGCGCCCAGATCGGCGCCGACGTGAAACTCGGCGCGAACACGCTCATCGGCGGCGTGCTCGAACCGGTCGAAGACGCGCCCGTGGTCATCGAGGACGGCGTCTCGCTGGGCGCGGGGACCCGGGTCACCTCCGGGTTCGTCGTCGGGGAGAACAGCGTCGTCGGCGAGAACACGCTGCTGACCCCCCGCATCCCGGTCTACGACCTCGTCGAGGAGGAGGTCGTCTACGGCCACCTGCCGCCCGAGCGCCGCGCGTTCATCCGGTACGTCGAGTCCTCGGTCGGCGACCACGACCTCTTCGAGGGCGGCGCCTACAAGCCCGCCGTCGTCGCGACGGGCGTCGAGGAGGAGACCCTGGAGGCGACCGAACGGGAGGACGCGCTCCGGGAGTGA
- the dapB gene encoding 4-hydroxy-tetrahydrodipicolinate reductase gives MKVGVSGAAGRMGRTVIETAADRDDVEVAFGVDVDTDTDADVPLVTPDEVAGAVREHDPAAVVDFTVPESTADLAEVCAAEGVALVVGTTGLEESHLSVVQEASGATPVLKATNFSRGVQAFLRALGPALEALPGYDLELMETHHNGKRDAPSGTAKTILEAVAEHRDFETVYGREGIQPREEGEGEVGVMVRRAGNVRGEHEVMLADNDEVLTLTHRAEDRAVFAEGALDAAVWLAGRDPGWYTFGDVIDDQ, from the coding sequence ATGAAGGTCGGGGTCAGCGGAGCCGCCGGCCGGATGGGGCGGACCGTCATCGAGACTGCCGCCGACCGCGACGACGTCGAGGTCGCCTTCGGCGTCGACGTCGACACGGACACGGACGCCGACGTCCCGCTCGTTACACCGGACGAGGTCGCCGGCGCTGTCCGGGAGCACGACCCCGCCGCCGTCGTGGACTTCACCGTACCCGAATCGACGGCGGACCTCGCCGAGGTCTGTGCCGCCGAGGGCGTGGCGCTCGTCGTCGGGACCACGGGGCTGGAGGAGAGTCACCTCTCGGTCGTCCAGGAGGCCAGCGGCGCGACGCCGGTGCTGAAGGCGACGAACTTCTCGCGGGGCGTCCAGGCGTTCCTGCGCGCGCTCGGGCCCGCGCTTGAGGCGCTGCCGGGCTACGACCTCGAGCTGATGGAGACCCACCACAACGGCAAACGCGACGCCCCCAGCGGGACCGCAAAGACCATCCTGGAGGCCGTCGCCGAGCACCGCGACTTCGAGACGGTCTACGGCCGCGAGGGGATCCAGCCCCGCGAGGAAGGCGAAGGGGAGGTCGGCGTGATGGTCCGCCGCGCCGGGAACGTCCGCGGGGAGCACGAGGTCATGCTGGCCGACAACGACGAGGTGCTCACCCTGACCCACCGGGCGGAGGACCGTGCGGTCTTCGCCGAGGGGGCCCTCGACGCCGCAGTCTGGCTCGCCGGCAGAGATCCGGGCTGGTATACCTTCGGGGACGTGATCGACGACCAATGA
- the dapA gene encoding 4-hydroxy-tetrahydrodipicolinate synthase — translation MDYDTFGGVYPAMCTPFHDDGSIDFQTLRDDVRRLETAGVDGLVPVGSTGESATLSHDEHVEVVEAVVDAAEDVPVIAGSGSNNTDEALSLSRRSVEAGADGLLLISPYYNKPEQQGFLDHYRAIADAVDVPQIVYNVPGRTGQNIEPGTVAELATHENIAGYKAASGDLGQISEVVERTRTEEFDVLSGDDGMTLPVLSVGGTGCISVAANVEPERMSALVDAALAGDYDRARERHHELGPLFRAMFWETNPIPVKAALEIRGHMSGRLRSPLTDLTEENRERLEALLAEYEAFDAADSDSGTDEVVEAGR, via the coding sequence ATGGACTACGACACCTTCGGCGGCGTGTACCCCGCGATGTGCACGCCCTTCCACGACGACGGCAGTATCGACTTCCAGACGCTCCGCGACGACGTCCGCCGCCTGGAGACGGCGGGCGTCGACGGCCTCGTTCCAGTGGGGTCGACCGGCGAGTCCGCGACTCTCTCCCACGACGAACACGTCGAGGTCGTCGAGGCAGTCGTCGACGCCGCGGAGGACGTCCCCGTCATCGCCGGCAGCGGCTCGAACAACACCGACGAGGCCCTCTCGCTGTCCCGGCGCTCGGTCGAGGCCGGCGCCGACGGCCTGCTTCTGATCTCGCCGTACTACAACAAGCCCGAACAGCAGGGCTTTCTCGACCACTACCGGGCCATCGCCGACGCCGTCGACGTCCCCCAGATCGTCTACAATGTCCCCGGACGGACGGGACAGAACATCGAACCCGGGACCGTCGCGGAACTGGCCACTCACGAGAACATCGCGGGCTACAAGGCCGCGAGCGGCGACCTCGGCCAGATCAGCGAGGTCGTCGAGCGCACGCGCACGGAGGAGTTCGACGTTCTCTCGGGCGACGACGGGATGACCCTCCCCGTGCTCTCGGTCGGTGGCACCGGCTGCATCAGCGTCGCCGCGAACGTCGAACCCGAGCGGATGAGCGCGCTCGTGGACGCCGCGCTGGCCGGCGACTACGACCGGGCCCGCGAGCGCCACCACGAACTCGGCCCGCTGTTCCGGGCGATGTTCTGGGAGACAAACCCCATCCCGGTGAAGGCCGCTCTGGAGATCCGCGGACACATGTCCGGGCGCCTGCGCTCGCCGCTGACCGACCTGACCGAGGAAAACCGCGAGCGCCTCGAGGCCCTGCTCGCCGAGTACGAGGCGTTCGACGCCGCGGATAGCGACAGCGGGACGGACGAGGTCGTGGAGGCCGGCCGATGA
- a CDS encoding M48 family metallopeptidase, which produces MLLSGTILFALYAGAAGLAYLAFGQSTSILALFAVGSVLLVGFQYKFGKWAALRSVGAEDMPEEGRYQEIHHAVEQLSRDMGIDKPRLMVAEMGMPNAFAVGRKGAGVVVVSQEIIDLLERDELEGVLAHELAHINNRDVVMMLLGQSIASMVGIVVQYVVIFAGDNRGLADFFIGMIAGTIAQFLVMIFVFAISRYREYVADSDAAEYTGNPDAMARALEKIQQGAKAKQEARAEARASRGRGRGRGRQQRQQNDGLSDEVAALCIFGGERGILATIFATHPPVEKRIQKLRSR; this is translated from the coding sequence ATGCTCCTCTCCGGGACCATCCTGTTTGCCCTCTACGCCGGTGCGGCGGGGCTGGCGTACCTGGCCTTCGGCCAGAGCACGTCGATACTCGCCCTGTTCGCGGTGGGGAGTGTCCTGCTGGTCGGCTTCCAGTACAAGTTCGGGAAGTGGGCCGCGCTGCGCAGCGTCGGCGCGGAAGACATGCCCGAGGAGGGACGGTATCAGGAGATCCACCACGCCGTCGAGCAGCTCAGCCGCGACATGGGCATCGACAAGCCACGGCTGATGGTCGCCGAGATGGGGATGCCGAACGCCTTCGCGGTCGGCCGGAAAGGCGCGGGCGTCGTGGTCGTCTCCCAGGAGATCATCGACCTGCTCGAGCGCGACGAGCTCGAGGGGGTGCTCGCCCACGAACTGGCCCACATCAACAACCGCGACGTGGTGATGATGCTCCTTGGACAGAGCATCGCCTCCATGGTCGGTATCGTCGTCCAGTACGTCGTCATCTTCGCGGGCGACAACCGCGGGCTGGCGGACTTCTTCATCGGGATGATCGCGGGGACCATCGCGCAGTTCCTCGTGATGATCTTCGTGTTCGCGATCTCCCGGTACCGGGAGTACGTCGCCGACAGCGACGCCGCCGAGTACACGGGCAACCCCGATGCCATGGCCCGCGCCCTGGAGAAGATCCAGCAGGGCGCCAAGGCCAAACAGGAGGCCCGCGCCGAGGCCAGGGCCAGCCGCGGTCGCGGCCGTGGCCGGGGTCGCCAGCAGCGCCAGCAAAACGACGGACTCTCCGACGAGGTCGCCGCCCTCTGTATCTTCGGCGGCGAGCGGGGGATCCTGGCGACGATCTTCGCGACCCACCCGCCGGTCGAGAAGCGCATCCAGAAGCTCCGCAGCCGCTGA
- a CDS encoding LabA-like NYN domain-containing protein — protein sequence MSTTHPGQRVAVLADSQNLYHTAQSLYSRNIDYASLLEAATDGRTLTRAIAYVIRADAPEEESFFEALEDIGFETRIKEIRTFGDGSKKADWDVGMSLDAVSLAPHVDTVALCTGDGDFARLCRYLRHEGVRVEVFSFEESTAESLREAAGFFTDMSADTSRFLL from the coding sequence ATGTCCACGACACACCCCGGCCAGCGGGTCGCGGTTCTCGCCGACTCGCAGAACCTCTATCACACTGCACAGAGCCTCTACTCCAGGAATATCGACTACGCGTCACTCCTGGAGGCGGCCACGGACGGACGGACGCTGACCCGCGCCATCGCCTACGTCATCAGAGCCGACGCCCCCGAAGAGGAGTCCTTCTTCGAGGCCCTGGAGGACATCGGCTTCGAGACCCGGATCAAGGAGATCCGCACTTTCGGCGACGGCTCGAAGAAGGCTGACTGGGACGTGGGGATGAGCCTGGACGCCGTTTCGCTGGCCCCCCACGTCGACACCGTCGCGCTGTGTACCGGCGACGGCGACTTCGCCCGCCTGTGCCGGTATCTCAGACACGAGGGCGTCCGCGTCGAGGTGTTCAGCTTCGAGGAGTCGACCGCAGAGTCCCTGCGGGAAGCGGCCGGCTTCTTCACGGACATGAGCGCGGATACCTCCCGCTTTCTGCTCTAA
- a CDS encoding PUA domain-containing protein — MTDELSTLRTVATYQFGPGAGAALVPPGVSVTHTSSGRPRQLHTEAGRLATYGTDGRFTLGATGGRRLQAALGRPRYRVVVGDESRPYVADGRNAFAKFVREVDPGIRPGDEVLVEHEDGDLVAVGRARLSGPGMESFGTGVAVAVREGVGDGSAADRA; from the coding sequence ATGACCGACGAACTGTCGACGCTCCGGACGGTCGCGACCTACCAGTTCGGACCGGGCGCGGGGGCGGCACTGGTCCCCCCGGGAGTGTCGGTGACGCACACCAGCTCCGGCCGGCCACGCCAGCTTCACACCGAGGCCGGCCGGCTGGCGACCTACGGGACGGACGGCCGGTTCACGCTCGGCGCGACCGGTGGCAGGCGGCTCCAGGCGGCCCTCGGCCGGCCCCGATACCGTGTGGTGGTCGGCGACGAGAGCCGCCCGTACGTCGCCGACGGGCGCAACGCCTTCGCGAAATTCGTTCGCGAGGTAGACCCCGGAATCCGTCCGGGCGACGAGGTACTGGTTGAGCACGAGGACGGCGACCTGGTCGCCGTGGGGCGTGCGCGGCTGTCCGGGCCGGGGATGGAGTCGTTCGGCACTGGCGTGGCCGTGGCCGTCCGCGAGGGGGTCGGGGACGGGTCGGCGGCGGACCGCGCGTAA
- a CDS encoding nascent polypeptide-associated complex protein: protein MFGGGGGGLNSRKMKQMMEQMGIDIEEIDAQEVVITTPDGKLVFTDAEVQKMDAQGQETYQVVGSPERRDADALEAGDGEDPDSEAADDAGIPDGDVELVAQRTGASEDAAREALEATDGDLAAAVERLE from the coding sequence ATGTTCGGTGGAGGCGGCGGGGGGCTCAACTCCCGCAAAATGAAGCAGATGATGGAACAGATGGGCATCGACATCGAGGAGATCGACGCCCAGGAGGTCGTTATCACGACCCCCGACGGGAAACTGGTGTTCACCGATGCGGAAGTCCAGAAGATGGACGCCCAGGGTCAGGAGACCTACCAGGTGGTCGGCTCCCCGGAACGCCGGGATGCCGACGCTCTCGAAGCGGGCGACGGCGAAGACCCCGACAGCGAAGCGGCCGACGACGCCGGGATTCCCGACGGGGACGTCGAACTCGTCGCCCAGCGGACCGGGGCGAGCGAGGACGCTGCCCGCGAGGCGCTGGAGGCGACCGACGGCGACCTGGCGGCCGCCGTGGAGCGGCTGGAGTAG
- a CDS encoding methyltransferase domain-containing protein: protein MALLFVHEDREYLLDPGETLETDLGVLEVPEDVAAGDTVETHLGEQFRARELRGPDLFHHLERTGAPMLPRDIGLVLGHTGVGAGDRVLDAGTGTGVLAASLGRAGAEVVTYERDPDFAEVARENMELAGVADRVDVRTGDVAAHLPDLGRFETVTLDTADAPAVVERSPSLLVDGGFVAVYSPFVEATREAVEAARRAGLAEVETLETIQREMEFEERGTRPSTTGVGHTGYLTFARHV, encoded by the coding sequence GTGGCGCTGCTTTTCGTCCACGAGGACCGCGAGTACCTGCTGGACCCCGGCGAGACGCTGGAGACCGACCTGGGCGTGCTGGAGGTGCCAGAGGACGTCGCGGCCGGCGACACGGTCGAGACCCACCTCGGCGAGCAGTTCCGCGCCCGCGAGCTACGGGGACCGGACCTGTTTCACCACCTGGAGCGGACCGGTGCACCGATGTTGCCCCGCGACATCGGGCTCGTACTCGGGCACACCGGGGTCGGCGCCGGCGACCGCGTGCTGGATGCCGGCACCGGAACCGGGGTGCTCGCGGCCTCGCTGGGCCGCGCGGGCGCTGAGGTCGTCACCTACGAGCGCGACCCCGACTTCGCCGAGGTCGCCCGCGAGAACATGGAACTGGCGGGCGTGGCCGACCGGGTCGACGTACGGACCGGCGACGTGGCGGCCCACCTGCCCGACCTCGGCAGGTTCGAGACGGTGACACTCGACACCGCGGACGCGCCGGCGGTCGTCGAGCGGAGTCCGTCGCTACTGGTCGACGGCGGCTTCGTGGCGGTCTACTCCCCGTTCGTCGAGGCCACCCGGGAGGCCGTTGAGGCCGCGCGGCGGGCGGGGCTGGCCGAGGTCGAGACCCTGGAGACGATCCAGCGGGAGATGGAGTTCGAGGAGCGGGGCACCAGACCCTCGACGACGGGCGTCGGGCACACGGGGTACCTGACCTTCGCACGGCACGTGTAG
- a CDS encoding transcription factor S, whose protein sequence is MEFCDECGSMMKTEDGRWVCGSCGFEKSRDTEQEAAMTTTQGQEETELVDMSETDEEAIGPTTGARCPECGHDRARYEMKQIRAADESETRFFTCTECGHKWREDDH, encoded by the coding sequence ATGGAATTCTGCGACGAGTGCGGCTCGATGATGAAAACGGAGGACGGCCGGTGGGTCTGTGGGAGCTGTGGCTTCGAGAAGTCCCGCGACACCGAGCAGGAGGCGGCGATGACGACCACCCAGGGCCAAGAGGAGACGGAACTCGTGGACATGAGCGAGACTGACGAGGAAGCCATCGGCCCGACGACCGGCGCCCGGTGTCCGGAGTGTGGCCACGACCGGGCTCGCTACGAGATGAAGCAGATCCGCGCCGCCGACGAGTCCGAGACCCGGTTTTTCACCTGCACAGAGTGTGGCCACAAGTGGCGCGAGGACGACCACTGA
- a CDS encoding DUF7139 domain-containing protein — protein sequence MTSLTDVYDGGVGAVVDRRRRALGASVFVLGAAMVVAAIPVATTGLADLLGLGTYEARELAGILAGVGLPAVFVGIFTVLPAPKTVRALAAIGASVALLGVALFAFTYPDRWIPVDPALTVVTVLVYSLGTLATFWCLFVGLATFKTRNDPGGTARLDVTEAGTVRIVSDDTGPGLSGVGLSGTPDGGVETQTNRRPAGDGGSVADPAAEPDTVEAATARGQPDPYCGNCAHFEYVRADGDLAPYCGRHDELMDDMDACEQWQPNDQP from the coding sequence ATGACCAGCCTGACCGACGTCTACGACGGCGGCGTCGGGGCCGTCGTCGACCGCCGCCGGCGCGCGCTCGGCGCGAGCGTGTTCGTCCTCGGCGCGGCCATGGTCGTCGCGGCCATCCCGGTGGCCACGACGGGGCTTGCCGACCTGCTCGGTCTCGGTACCTACGAGGCCCGCGAGCTGGCCGGTATCCTCGCCGGCGTCGGACTCCCGGCGGTGTTCGTCGGCATCTTCACGGTGTTGCCCGCCCCGAAGACGGTCCGCGCGCTCGCGGCTATCGGCGCCAGCGTCGCGCTGCTCGGCGTCGCGCTCTTTGCCTTTACCTACCCCGACCGGTGGATCCCGGTCGATCCGGCGCTGACGGTCGTCACCGTCCTCGTCTACTCGCTGGGGACGCTCGCGACGTTCTGGTGTCTGTTCGTCGGGCTCGCGACGTTCAAAACGCGCAACGACCCCGGCGGGACCGCGCGGCTCGACGTCACCGAAGCGGGGACGGTCCGTATCGTGAGCGACGACACTGGGCCGGGACTGAGCGGCGTCGGCCTCTCGGGGACACCAGACGGCGGGGTCGAGACTCAGACGAACCGCCGGCCGGCGGGCGACGGCGGAAGCGTGGCCGACCCTGCTGCCGAACCCGACACGGTCGAGGCGGCCACCGCTCGCGGCCAGCCTGACCCGTACTGCGGGAACTGCGCCCACTTCGAGTACGTCCGCGCCGACGGTGACCTCGCGCCCTACTGTGGCCGCCACGACGAACTCATGGACGACATGGACGCCTGCGAGCAGTGGCAGCCAAACGACCAACCGTGA
- a CDS encoding DUF5789 family protein, translated as MADEDSDEEDEPAVALGEGEPVEGAPLARISARLMYGIERSTVIEREGETTVRTPDGPRELADVLEDVEEPYFSTRQEFEHAVQEAVGTGPVPTTEE; from the coding sequence ATGGCAGACGAGGACAGCGACGAGGAGGACGAGCCGGCCGTCGCGCTCGGCGAGGGCGAACCCGTCGAGGGCGCTCCGCTGGCCCGGATTTCCGCCCGGCTGATGTACGGCATCGAGCGAAGCACCGTCATCGAGCGGGAGGGCGAGACGACGGTCCGAACGCCCGACGGGCCACGGGAGCTTGCAGACGTGCTGGAGGACGTGGAGGAACCCTATTTCTCGACCAGACAGGAGTTCGAACACGCTGTGCAGGAGGCGGTCGGCACGGGCCCGGTCCCGACCACAGAGGAGTAG
- the nreA gene encoding DNA repair protein NreA has product MRLGEFIEDFERDEAAERRRLAREKSYEITDYLDEVERQFQETVQGDSLFGATAPEIFVGRSDYPNVSTGLLSPMDREADPGSYATGGHWYREGLDINDVLQRRTGLLNSTRSTGVDVTDVWDGFVGVQREVAIADHPVDVEVGLSDEPDLDLTLDDIQTPTGPRARATSADLAENPHVPRPVEKTLEDDDWQAEGAITYLYRRDFDVYDINTILSAGALGQGRNRRLVPTRWSITAVDDTVGQYLRGQVRSSPSVDEVQVWHNAYLGNDYWVVLAPGNWEFELVELKAPGSVWNPEPDGAYYMAADSESYEGRTDYVDETAGAYYATRLGVLEHLASVGRQATCLVVRHATEEYWAPVGVWQIREGIRDAFEGEPAVAESFHAAVRQLAPQLPVSLDALRRKSELVAGVQSQLTDF; this is encoded by the coding sequence ATGCGACTCGGGGAGTTCATCGAGGATTTCGAGCGCGACGAGGCCGCCGAGCGCCGGCGACTGGCCCGGGAGAAATCCTACGAGATCACGGACTACCTCGACGAGGTCGAACGGCAGTTTCAGGAAACCGTTCAGGGTGACTCGCTGTTCGGCGCGACGGCCCCCGAGATCTTCGTCGGCCGGTCGGACTACCCGAACGTCTCGACCGGACTCCTTTCCCCGATGGACCGGGAGGCCGACCCCGGAAGCTACGCGACCGGCGGCCACTGGTACCGGGAGGGACTCGACATCAACGACGTCCTCCAGCGCCGGACGGGACTGTTGAACTCCACCCGCTCGACTGGCGTCGATGTCACCGACGTGTGGGACGGGTTCGTCGGCGTCCAGCGCGAAGTCGCCATTGCCGACCACCCCGTGGACGTGGAAGTCGGACTGAGCGACGAGCCCGACCTGGACCTGACGCTCGACGACATCCAGACCCCGACCGGACCCCGGGCCCGCGCGACCTCCGCTGACCTGGCGGAGAATCCTCACGTCCCCCGGCCGGTCGAGAAGACCCTGGAGGACGACGACTGGCAGGCCGAGGGCGCCATCACCTACCTCTACCGGCGGGACTTCGACGTCTACGACATCAACACCATCCTCTCGGCGGGTGCGCTCGGGCAGGGCCGGAATCGACGGCTCGTTCCAACCCGGTGGTCGATCACTGCCGTCGACGACACCGTCGGTCAGTACCTCCGCGGGCAGGTCCGGTCGTCGCCCTCGGTCGACGAGGTCCAGGTCTGGCACAACGCCTACCTCGGCAACGACTACTGGGTGGTCCTGGCACCGGGCAACTGGGAGTTCGAGCTCGTCGAACTCAAGGCGCCGGGAAGTGTCTGGAATCCCGAGCCCGACGGCGCCTACTACATGGCTGCCGACAGCGAGTCCTACGAGGGCCGGACCGACTACGTCGACGAGACCGCAGGGGCGTACTACGCCACCCGGCTGGGCGTGCTCGAACACCTGGCATCGGTCGGCCGCCAGGCGACCTGTCTGGTGGTCCGGCACGCCACCGAGGAGTACTGGGCGCCGGTTGGCGTCTGGCAGATCCGCGAGGGGATCCGGGACGCCTTCGAGGGCGAGCCCGCGGTCGCCGAATCCTTCCACGCCGCGGTCAGACAGCTCGCGCCGCAGCTACCGGTCTCCCTGGACGCGCTCCGGCGAAAATCCGAACTCGTGGCTGGCGTCCAGTCACAGCTGACCGACTTCTGA
- a CDS encoding transcription initiation factor IIB, translating to MTRSSRQRERERESETDQDETEGVRDCPECGSDNIIKSSDRGELVCDDCGLVVEEENIDPGPEWRAFNHQERQEKSRVGAPTTQTMHDKGLTTTIDWKDKDAYGRSISSKKRSQMHRLRKWQERIRTKDAGERNLQFALSEIDRMASALGVPRSVREVASVIYRRALDEDLIRGRSIEGVATSALYAACRKEGIPRSLEEISDVSRVERKEIGRTYRYISQELGLEMEPVDPKKYVPRFCSELELSEEVQTKANEIIETTAEEGLLSGKSPTGYAAAAIYAASLLCNEKKTQREVADVAQVTEVTIRNRYQEQIEAMGIHS from the coding sequence ATGACACGGTCCAGCCGCCAGCGGGAGCGCGAGCGCGAGTCCGAGACCGACCAGGACGAGACCGAGGGTGTCCGCGACTGTCCGGAGTGTGGGTCGGACAACATCATCAAGAGCTCCGACCGGGGTGAGCTCGTCTGCGACGACTGTGGCCTCGTCGTCGAGGAGGAGAACATCGACCCGGGGCCGGAGTGGCGAGCCTTCAACCACCAGGAACGACAGGAGAAATCGAGGGTGGGGGCACCGACGACCCAGACGATGCACGACAAGGGGCTGACGACGACCATCGACTGGAAGGACAAGGACGCCTACGGCCGGTCTATCTCCTCGAAAAAGCGAAGCCAGATGCACCGCCTCCGGAAGTGGCAGGAACGGATCCGGACGAAGGACGCGGGCGAACGGAATCTCCAGTTTGCCCTCTCTGAGATCGACCGGATGGCCTCCGCGCTCGGCGTCCCGCGGTCGGTCCGGGAGGTCGCCTCCGTCATCTACCGGCGCGCGCTCGACGAGGACCTCATCCGGGGTCGCTCGATCGAGGGCGTCGCCACCTCCGCGCTGTACGCCGCCTGCCGGAAGGAGGGGATCCCCCGAAGCCTCGAAGAGATCTCCGACGTTTCGCGGGTGGAGCGCAAGGAGATCGGACGCACCTACCGCTACATCTCCCAGGAGCTGGGTCTGGAGATGGAGCCGGTCGACCCCAAGAAGTACGTCCCGCGCTTTTGCTCAGAACTCGAACTCTCAGAGGAAGTCCAGACCAAGGCAAACGAGATCATCGAGACGACCGCCGAGGAGGGACTGCTGTCGGGGAAATCACCGACCGGCTACGCCGCGGCCGCGATCTACGCTGCCTCGCTGCTCTGTAACGAGAAGAAGACACAGCGCGAAGTCGCCGATGTCGCCCAGGTGACGGAAGTCACCATCCGGAACCGGTACCAGGAGCAGATCGAGGCGATGGGCATCCACAGCTGA